The Verrucomicrobiota bacterium genomic sequence TGTCGTTTTTCCTCCTTTGTCTCTTGGTACAACGTGGTCTATATTCAAATGTTTTCGGTCGAATTGCTTGCCACAATACTGGCACGTATAATCATCTCGCTCAAAGACATTGCTACGTGTGAGTTTTACCTCCTTTTTGGGAAGCCGATCAAATACCATCAACACAATGATTCGAGGAACTTTAATGCTAAAATTAACGGTGCGAGCCACGTGCTCGTTAGCAGACTCATCTTCTGAGGCTAGCATCCACTCCTCAAAATTAAATGTCTGGTATGTACCCTGAGAGGAGTCAACTACTTGAGCGTGGCCTGAATACAAGAGGCAAAATGCCCTTTTAGCTGAGCAAATATTCACGGCCTGCCATAGGCGGTTGAGTACTAAGACGTTCTGGCTTAAGAACTCGTCTACAATTCCCATGGCTTTGTATATTACAAAACTTAGTCTGACCGTCAACTGATGAGCTAAACTGTTAAGGAAATGTCACAAAACCGTACTAATGCAGTTTTGTGTTACGGCGTCACTTTAAGGGTTGCGTTTTTACATGAAAATGTGTTAAATGCCTACGTATGACTCGTATTTTAGGGGCGTTGTGTTTCCTCCTCACTTTAACTGTTAGTGTTGCACTGGCTGCAACTCCACAAGACAAATATTTGCAAATCTATCTGCTTATTCAAGAGGCTGATAAACTAGAAACGGCAGGGCAAAAAGCTTCCGCGAGAGAGCGGTATTCTGTTGCCTTACAAAGGCTGCGAGGACTCCACGAAGAAAATCCTGACTGGGAGCCGACAATTGTAAAATACCGCATCAAGTATACGGAGGAAAAGGTTGCAGCGCTAGAAGGTGGTGAAGATGCTAACCCGGACCAGATAGTTCCACCTATACCCGCAGACCTGATTACAGAAAGCCAAAATGTTAATTATATGTCATCTGAGCCTTCCTCAGCAGCCAGTGGGGGGCCAGTAGGCACGGGTTCAGGAGCAACAAGCCAGTTGACGGACATGGAATCTTCTGAGCAGGGCATTTCTCCTTCCATGAGCATTGCAAATCCAGAGACCTTAGACACAGCTACTTCTGCTGCGCCGAGTGACCCGTATGCATCCATTACGGATCCTCAATTACTACGCAATAAGATTTATGAGCTAGAGGGTGAGCTGAAACAAACCCGAGAAAGGTTAAATGGGGCCATTGCCGATGCAGCTCAGCTGAGGACAAGAGTGGCACAACTAGAACAAGACTTGCAAGTGGCCCGTCAGGGCACAAACAATGACCAAGTTCAAGCGTTGATGGCGGAAAATGAAGCGCTCAAGCAGCAGCTAGAACAAGCTCAATCTAGTGTATCTATGATGCAAGGCGGGGGCCTCAATACGGTAAATAACCTTCAAGAACAAATAAATAAATTACAAGGTCAATTGGAACTGGCACGTAAGGAGAATGAAGCACTACAGCAAACGACTTCGGAATACAAAAAGCAGCTGGAAGATTCTAAAATGGAGTTGGAGAAGGCTGGTAACACAATAGCAGAACTGAATAAGCCCAATCCACTCATGCAGGAAAACCGCATCCTTAGAGAGGTAATAGAGCGAACCCTTAAAGATCAGGCGCGTAGGGAATTAGCCGGACGTATGGCCATGGAAGAATTGAATGCGTTGGGCATTGATGCGACTAAGCTTAAAACACAGGTCGATATTCTAGCT encodes the following:
- a CDS encoding HNH endonuclease, whose protein sequence is MGIVDEFLSQNVLVLNRLWQAVNICSAKRAFCLLYSGHAQVVDSSQGTYQTFNFEEWMLASEDESANEHVARTVNFSIKVPRIIVLMVFDRLPKKEVKLTRSNVFERDDYTCQYCGKQFDRKHLNIDHVVPRDKGGKTTWENVVSSCIPCNTRKGNKLPHEVNMPLLRKPKRPKLRPFVHITFSHHHHESWKHFLDLSAWKVDMSD
- a CDS encoding tetratricopeptide repeat protein, encoding MTRILGALCFLLTLTVSVALAATPQDKYLQIYLLIQEADKLETAGQKASARERYSVALQRLRGLHEENPDWEPTIVKYRIKYTEEKVAALEGGEDANPDQIVPPIPADLITESQNVNYMSSEPSSAASGGPVGTGSGATSQLTDMESSEQGISPSMSIANPETLDTATSAAPSDPYASITDPQLLRNKIYELEGELKQTRERLNGAIADAAQLRTRVAQLEQDLQVARQGTNNDQVQALMAENEALKQQLEQAQSSVSMMQGGGLNTVNNLQEQINKLQGQLELARKENEALQQTTSEYKKQLEDSKMELEKAGNTIAELNKPNPLMQENRILREVIERTLKDQARRELAGRMAMEELNALGIDATKLKTQVDILASPTLVLTDEEKALLKKPKAAVLMGDTSDMDEARTVADKMDYSSRPRVPEEFRDDVEKASRLFAEQRFDEAAAIYQMMLNEYPDSLYALSNLGVTRFQQQKYAEAEIALKRAVELAPQDAFSHSILGIVLYQQAKYDEAVQVLTRAVALEPNDPKSHNYLGIAASQKGWQEAAEQECRKAIELDDKYGDAHFNLAVIYATQRPPSRELSRRHYQRALELGVPRDDELEKLLQ